One part of the Gemmatimonadaceae bacterium genome encodes these proteins:
- a CDS encoding type II toxin-antitoxin system PemK/MazF family toxin translates to MSPRRGDVILVMLDPTRGSEIRKTRPCVVVSPDELNRHLRTLIVAPMTTGGPAYPWRVACRFQQRDGFIALDQLRTIDRERVSRKLGRLGAAALGSTLALLQELFTA, encoded by the coding sequence CTGAGTCCGCGACGCGGGGACGTCATCCTGGTGATGCTCGATCCCACGCGCGGGAGCGAGATCCGCAAGACGCGGCCCTGCGTCGTGGTGTCACCGGACGAGCTGAATCGCCACTTGCGGACCCTCATCGTGGCACCGATGACGACCGGCGGTCCGGCGTATCCCTGGCGTGTGGCGTGTCGCTTTCAACAACGGGATGGCTTCATTGCGCTCGATCAGCTGCGGACGATCGATCGGGAGCGAGTGAGCCGGAAGCTCGGGAGACTGGGTGCGGCGGCCCTGGGCTCGACGCTGGCGCTGCTGCAGGAACTGTTCACCGCGTGA